One part of the Odontesthes bonariensis isolate fOdoBon6 chromosome 15, fOdoBon6.hap1, whole genome shotgun sequence genome encodes these proteins:
- the abl2 gene encoding tyrosine-protein kinase ABL2 isoform X3 encodes MPLRCLQASSSFEVEWAALSGLPLHTGFRLGTQSGKPEALTEAVRWSSKENLLGAAESDPNLFVALYDFVASGDNTLSITKGEKLRVLGYNQNGEWSEVRSKNGQGWVPSNYITPVNSLEKHSWYHGPVSRSAAEYLLSSLINGSFLVRESESSPGQLSISLRYEGRVYHYRINTSTDGKVYVTSESRFATLAELVHHHSTVPDGLVTTLHYPAPKCNKPTVYGVSPIHDKWEMERTDITMKHKLGGGQYGEVYVGVWKKYNLTVAVKTLKEDTMEVEEFLKEAAVMKEVKHPNLVQLLGVCTLEPPFYIVTEYMPHGNLLDYLRDCEKAEVNAVVLLYMATQISSAMEYLEKKNFIHRDLAARNCLVGENHVVKVADFGLSRLMTGDTYTAHAGAKFPIKWTAPESLAYNTFSIKSDVWAFGVLLWEIATYGMSPYPGIDLSQVYDLLEKGYRMEQPEGCPPKVYELMRACWQWSPLDRPSFAEIHQAFETMFHDSSISEEVAEELCKTASSGHCGPLHSFSHDMPLLPSKSRSVHKHTENKENIEGGLDGRSDSSTHSHSGWASTLLGGDGRSGSSPALPRKQQSLDKSPSSLLEDAQDVGTFTRDRKTGFFSSFMKKKPFSSSSSSASSQLQQNLPTPPKRNGSFQEMETQHPKKYEPTADFSAPPPLPQSDSLGGFSASPSHSHSEPTQAQSRCCGAAFGQKPSSGSLGSQLTSGSSWGGLAGFFTPRLIKKTLGLRTGKTASSEEGSSVVGGPKPFPRSNSTSSMSAGLPDLERMALTLPRNRSTKPPLERTASTTSQPENGAARPSETLLRRMDEGTAQIRERPKAKLLPRGTAVGVRAPGVGGEVGESDSLSRVREGKEESGGLDRQQSWSSPSKVSRTSVSSASAGAPTHNHKVPVLISPTMKHSPADVHLVGLDSQGNRFKLLSEHQGDRDRPRLVKPKCAPPPPPTLRSLQHSYSCDGEEQGTGTPVEVNGDTLKGHRSVRMSGGTGRPSVPPPQVPPASSSSLSSSCPASTNTTPTKMANGATTTASLHTAPSAGSKVALRRTRQQVERVPLERVSRGALLECAEGLSSALNASSESPSSSQVLDAGHQLLDYCSGYVDCIPQMRNKFAFRAAVGKLELSLQELRASSSGGGGLSGLGSNSVVDNLHGCIKEISDVVQR; translated from the exons ATGCCCTTAAGGTGCCTACAGGCAAGCAGCAGTTTTGAAGTTGAGTGGGCAGCTCTGAGCGGCCTTCCTCTCCACACAGGGTTCAGGCTGGGGACTCAGTCTGGAAAGCCAG AAGCTCTGACAGAGGCAGTGCGCTGGAGCTCCAAGGAGAACCTACTGGGGGCGGCCGAGAGCGACCCGAACCTCTTTGTTGCACTTTATGACTTTGTCGCTAGTGGAGACAACACACTCAGCATCACCAAAG GTGAGAAGCTGCGTGTGCTGGGCTACAACCAGAATGGAGAGTGGAGTGAAGTACGGTCTAAGAACGGCCAGGGTTGGGTGCCCTCTAACTACATCACACCAGTCAACAGCCTGGAGAAACATAGCTGGTACCATGGGCCTGTTTCCCGCAGTGCTGCAGAGTACCTGCTGTCCTCCCTTATCAATGGCAGTTTTCTGGTCCGGGAAAGCGAAAGCAGCCCTGGACAGCTGTCCATATCTTTGCGTTACGAGGGCAGAGTGTACCACTACCGGATCAACACATCCACTGATGGAAAG GTGTATGTGACATCTGAAAGCCGTTTCGCCACCCTCGCTGAGCTGGTCCACCACCACTCCACCGTACCCGATGGCCTGGTCACCACACTACACTACCCGGCACCCAAATGTAATAAGCCCACAGTGTACGGTGTGTCCCCCATCCACGATAAGTGGGAGATGGAGCGCACAGACATCACCATGAAGCACAAGCTGGGAGGCGGCCAGTACGGGGAGGTGTATGTTGGAGTGTGGAAAAAGTACAACCTCACGGTGGCAGTGAAAACACTCAAG GAGGACACTATGGAAGTGGAAGAGTTTCTAAAAGAGGCCGCAGTCATGAAAGAAGTTAAACACCCAAACCTTGTTCAGCTACTCG GTGTGTGTACATTGGAGCCTCCGTTCTACATTGTGACAGAGTACATGCCACATGGCAACCTACTGGACTACTTGAGAGATTGTGAAAAGGCAGAGGTGAATGCTGTGGTGCTGCTATACATGGCCACTCAGATCTCCTCTGCCATGGAATACCTGGAGAAGAAGAACTTCATACACAG AGATCTTGCGGCGAGGAACTGCCTGGTAGGGGAAAATCATGTCGTAAAGGTTGCAGACTTTGGTCTGAGCCGGTTAATGACGGGTGACACTTACACTGCTCACGCCGGAGCCAAGTTCCCCATCAAATGGACAGCGCCAGAAAGCCTTGCGTATAACACCTTCTCCATCAAGTCTGATGTCTGGG CTTTCGGGGTGCTGCTATGGGAAATTGCCACATATGGCATGTCTCCATACCCAGGCATTGATTTGTCTCAGGTCTACGATCTCTTGGAGAAAGGCTATCGCATGGAACAACCAGAGGGATGCCCGCCCAAAGTTTATGAACTTATGAGAGCAT GCTGGCAGTGGAGCCCGTTAGATCGGCCTTCATTTGCAGAGATCCACCAAGCCTTTGAGACGATGTTCCACGACTCCAGCATTTCTGAAG AGGTAGCAGAGGAGCTCTGTAAGACCGCCTCTTCTGGTCACTGTGGACCCCTACACTCGTTCAGTCACGACATGCCCCTGTTGCCTTCCAAATCCCGCTCAGTCCACAAGCACacagaaaacaaggaaaacatCGAGGGTGGTCTGGATGGGCGCTCTGACTCCAGCACGCACAGTCACTCAG GCTGGGCCTCTACTTTGCTCGGAGGGGATGGCCGATCAGGCAGCTCTCCAGCTCTTCCTAGGAAACAGCAGTCACTAGATAAATCTCCCAGCAGCCTTTTGGAGGATGCACAGGATGTGGGCACATTCACGAGGGACCGCAAGACcggcttctttagctccttcatGAAGAAGAAACCTTTCTCCTCATCCTCGTCCTCGGCGTCTTCACAACTCCAGCAGAACCTTCCAACGCCGCCCAAGAGGAACGGTTCCTTCCAGGAGATGGAGACGCAGCATCCCAAGAAATATGAGCCCACAGCTGATTTCAGTGCTCCTCCACCCCTACCCCAGTCAGACAGTTTAGGGGGTTTCTCTGCCTCTCCTTCTCACTCCCACAGTGAACCCACTCAAGCACAGTCCCGTTGCTGTGGGGCTGCTTTTGGGCAGAAACCCTCTAGTGGGAGTCTTGGTTCTCAGCTGACGAGTGGCAGCAGTTGGGGTGGACTGGCTGGTTTTTTTACCCCTAGACTCATCAAAAAGACCCTGGGACTACGGACTGGTAAGACGGCCTCTTCAGAGGAGGGTAGTAGTGTAGTTGGAGGACCAAAACCTTTCCCTAGGTCCAATTCTACCTCCTCAATGTCAGCTGGGCTGCCAGACCTAGAGCGAATGGCTTTAACTTTACCAAGGAACCGCAGTACTAAGCCCCCTCTGGAGAGAACTGCTTCCACAACATCTCAGCCCGAAAACGGGGCTGCACGACCCTCAGAAACCCTGCTCAGGAGGATGGATGAGGGGACTGCACAGATCAGGGAAAGACCTAAAGCCAAGCTACTACCCCGGGGCACTGCTGTTGGAGTAAGGGCACCGGGGGTTGGTGGGGAGGTGGGGGAATCGGACAGTCTGTCTCGAGTCAGGGAGGGTAAAGAGGAGAGTGGAGGGCTGGACAGGCAGCAGAGTTGGTCATCTCCCTCTAAGGTCTCAAGAACAAGCGTGTCATCAGCTTCAGCAGGTGCACCAACTCATAACCACAAAGTTCCAGTCCTGATCTCCCCCACAATGAAGCATAGCCCAGCTGACGTTCACTTAGTTGGACTAGACTCTCAGGGGAACCGCTTTAAACTGCTGTCCGAGCACCAAGGAGACCGCGACAGGCCCCGACTCGTCAAACCCAAAtgtgctcctcctcctccaccaacTCTACGCAGTCTGCAACACTCCTACAGCTGTGATGGAGAGGAGCAGGGTACTGGAACACCTGTAGAAGTAAACGGAGACACACTAAAAGGTCACAGGTCAGTGCGGATGTCAGGAGGAACAGGTAGACCGTCAGTGCCCCCACCACAAGTGCCTCCTGCATCTTCCTCCTCCCTTTCCTCTTCTTGCCCTGCCAGCACCAACACAACTCCCACCAAAATGGCCAATGGAGCCACCACCACTGCCTCCTTGCACACAGCACCATCTGCTGGTTCCAAAGTGGCACTGCGGCGAACCAGGCAGCAGGTGGAGAGGGTGCCCTTGGAGAGGGTTAGCCGTGGAGCCTTGCTGGAATGCGCTGAGGGCCTGAGCAGCGCACTAAACGCCAGCTCTGAAAGCCCCtccagcagccaggtgctggACGCTGGCCACCAGCTGCTAGACTACTGCTCAGGTTACGTGGACTGCATCCCTCAGATGAGGAACAAATTTGCCTTTCGAGCTGCAGTGGGCAAGCTGGAGCTAAGCCTTCAGGAACTGAGGGCCTCGTCTTCAGGAGGTGGAGGGCTGAGCGGTTTGGGATCCAACTCGGTGGTGGACAACCTACACGGCTGTATTAAAGAGATTAGTGACGTAGTACAGAGGTAG